In the Mytilus galloprovincialis chromosome 10, xbMytGall1.hap1.1, whole genome shotgun sequence genome, one interval contains:
- the LOC143047741 gene encoding arginine kinase-like — translation MECNDLEDLWRSISTHTSNSLLKKHLSEEKYINLKKRSTKYGTTLADVIRSGCKNLDSKVGVYACDPESYKVFKDLLDPIICDYHRVKEVNHPKCDYGDVAKLNFRKLDEAENYIISTRVRIGRCHKGFSFPPILTNVQRKEMEEIIVKALNTLEGDLKGAYHSLESMSRNEYQQLVDDHIMFRDDNHTLRDAGGYDGWPVGRGVYLNNKKTFIVWVNEGDHLRFISMEKGSDLSSVYKRLIFALQQVEMKVEFAYDDKRGFLSNCPSNLGTCLRASVHLKMPELERCQEILNDICDRHNLQLRGVNGEHTESAEAVYDVSNKRRLGLTEYQAVCEMYNGVEELIKTEQQLEEK, via the exons ATGGAGTGCAATGATTTAGAAGACCTATGGAGAAGCATAAGTACACATACAAGCAATTCTCTGTTAAAGAAACATTTATCTgaagagaaatacataaatttaaagAAGCGTTCGACGAAATATGGAACAACGTTAGCTGATGTCATACGTTCAG GTTGTAAAAACCTGGACAGCAAAGTTGGAGTATACGCATGTGATCCCGAAAGTTATAAAGTGTTTAAAGATCTCCTTGATCCAATCATATGCGATTATCACAGAGTGAAGGAAGTCAACCACCCTAAATGTGATTATGGCGACGTGGCCAAACTTAACTTTAGGAAGCTCGACGAGGCAGAAAATTATATCATATCAACTCGTGTTCGGATAGGGCGTTGTCATAAGGGATTTTCATTTCCACCTATATTAACAAATGTG CAAAGAAAAGAAATGGAAGAAATTATAGTAAAAGCATTGAATACACTTGAAGGAGACTTAAAAGGTGCATACCATTCACTTGAATCAATGTCAAGAAATGAATATCAACAACTTGTGGACGATCACATTATGTTCAGAGATGACAATCA taCACTTAGAGATGCTGGAGGATATGACGGATGGCCAGTAGGTCGAGGTGTAtatttgaataacaaaaaaactttCATTGTATGGGTAAACGAAGGTGATCATCTGCGATTTATTTCAATGGAAAAAGGAAGTGACCTATCTTCTGTATATAAAAGGTTAATCTTT GCTTTACAACAAGTTGAAATGAAAGTTGAATTTGCTTATGATGATAAAAGAGGTTTTCTTTCAAATTGTCCTTCAAACCTTGGAACATGTTTGAGAGCCAGTGTTCATCTCAAAATGCCAGAATTAGAAAGATGTCAAGAAATATTAAATGATATATGTGACAGACACAATCTGCAACTTAGAG GTGTGAATGGCGAACATACTGAAAGTGCTGAAGCTGTTTACGATGTATCAAACAAACGACGCCTTGGTCTAACTGAATACCAAGCTGTCTGCGAAATGTACAATGGTGTAGAAGAACTAATAAAAACCGAACAACAGTTGGAAGAAAAGTAA